One stretch of Miscanthus floridulus cultivar M001 chromosome 18, ASM1932011v1, whole genome shotgun sequence DNA includes these proteins:
- the LOC136523907 gene encoding uncharacterized protein, producing MEQAEEKEPMPREAEAHESDEAEAPSVTEATEGEAEAPRTSEAEAMESVEVEDLRLCCADMTAKAATAWEQAAPLVARIKELEEELTRVADEWDTFRSRAEEATASAKALAGQLGAKQGTHLLMKGTLAEALKVAKASQVEALELEKEVSRATEASVEVQAVLEAEI from the exons ATGGAGCAAGCGGAGGAGAAGGAGCCTATGccccgcgaggccgaggcccatgaGTCAGATGAAGCCGAGGCGCCCTCAGtcaccgaggccaccgagggcgaggccgaggccccccggacctccgaggctgaggcgatggag agcgtggaggtggaggacctccgcctttgctgtgcTGATATGACAGCTAAGGCGGCCACGGCTtgggagcaggccgcccctttagtggcacggatcaaggagctagaggaggagctgacccgggtggccgacgagtgggacaccttcaggtcccgggctgaagaagcgacggcctctgccaaggccctcgctgggcagctaggggcaaAGCAGGGCACGCACTTGCTGATGAAAGGCAccctggcagaggccctcaaaGTGGCTAAGGCCTCCCAGGTCGAGGCCTTAG agttggagaaggaggtctcacGGGCAACTGAGGCCTCTGTtgaagtgcaggcggtgctcgaggccgagatctaG